The Sorangiineae bacterium MSr11367 genome window below encodes:
- a CDS encoding DNRLRE domain-containing protein: MGIRHIVVHLGLAVTMASAVACVSATDAEDVDSTEQALVMSLNPSADTWVQRTSSGFVDYGKSCELRVNDIHTSSVPDLVLLKFPVPLSTVCSTLSSATLRLLADQAYGMPVATHWVSGPWAPGGSGYYGNGCSTCNVASANPAPFAMPGFGPIVTTTVVDHGCAWYKWDVTAIAKRWCTSGANNGLLLTGERNAEIASFHSMEAPAGTRPVLEIAY; this comes from the coding sequence ATGGGTATACGTCATATCGTTGTGCATTTGGGGCTTGCGGTCACGATGGCCAGCGCCGTCGCGTGTGTTTCCGCCACCGATGCGGAAGATGTCGATTCCACCGAACAAGCCCTGGTGATGAGTCTCAATCCGAGTGCGGATACGTGGGTGCAAAGGACGTCCAGCGGTTTCGTCGATTACGGGAAGAGCTGCGAATTGCGGGTGAACGACATCCACACATCGTCCGTACCCGATCTCGTTCTATTGAAGTTTCCCGTGCCCCTTTCCACCGTTTGCTCGACGCTCTCGAGTGCCACCTTGAGGCTCTTGGCGGATCAAGCGTACGGCATGCCCGTCGCCACCCATTGGGTCTCGGGTCCGTGGGCACCCGGCGGCAGTGGTTACTATGGCAACGGATGCTCGACCTGCAACGTCGCATCGGCCAACCCCGCACCGTTTGCCATGCCCGGTTTCGGCCCCATCGTGACGACCACCGTGGTGGACCATGGGTGCGCTTGGTACAAATGGGATGTCACTGCCATCGCCAAACGTTGGTGCACCAGCGGCGCGAACAACGGTCTTTTGCTGACCGGCGAGCGCAACGCCGAAATCGCCTCGTTCCATTCGATGGAAGCGCCTGCGGGGACGCGTCCCGTGCTCGAAATCGCCTATTGA
- a CDS encoding MFS transporter, with protein MRTNARGLLWTVTATSFSFVVAQLDVTIVNVALPSIASDLGAGVSALQWVVDGYTLAFAVLLLSAGVLGDRYGSKRAYQSGFLLFGAASAACGLAPGPASLVVARAVQGAGAALLVPNSLALLNHATGHAPDVRARAVGQWTAAGAISIAAGPVLGSLLLTAFGWRSIFLVNLPLCAIGMWLAAAHVPPAPKSTGARDLDVAGQIFAVLALTGMTGAVIEWRPLGASHPVVAGGLLLAIAAGAAFVWTESRARAPMLPLRFFRKPNFSPAVAFGVLVNFTYYGMIFVLSLYLQQALGYSAFRAGLAYLPLTGSFFVSNLLSGRVAARVGSRLPMTIGAFVAALGYALLVRLDAASSYGAMLPAFLLIPAGMGFAVPAMTTATLASVDREWSGTASAVLNAARQAGAAIGVALFGALATGGPEHIVSGVGRAALISTAMLLLGSALAWTSIRTAR; from the coding sequence GTGAGGACGAATGCACGCGGTTTGCTCTGGACGGTCACGGCGACGAGTTTCAGCTTCGTGGTGGCGCAGCTCGATGTCACCATCGTCAATGTCGCGTTGCCGAGCATCGCTTCGGATCTCGGGGCAGGGGTATCGGCGTTGCAATGGGTGGTCGATGGCTACACGCTCGCCTTTGCCGTGCTCTTGCTTTCGGCCGGCGTGCTCGGGGATCGGTATGGCTCGAAGCGCGCGTACCAGTCGGGCTTTCTACTCTTTGGCGCGGCGTCCGCGGCCTGCGGCCTTGCGCCCGGGCCGGCATCGCTCGTCGTGGCGCGTGCCGTACAAGGGGCGGGCGCTGCGCTGCTCGTGCCCAACTCGCTCGCGCTGCTGAACCACGCCACGGGGCATGCGCCGGACGTGCGTGCGCGGGCCGTGGGGCAGTGGACGGCCGCGGGGGCCATCTCCATTGCGGCGGGGCCGGTGCTCGGCAGCTTGCTGCTCACGGCCTTCGGTTGGCGCAGCATCTTCCTCGTGAACCTGCCGCTCTGCGCCATCGGGATGTGGCTCGCGGCGGCGCACGTGCCGCCGGCACCCAAGAGCACCGGCGCGCGCGATCTCGATGTGGCCGGGCAGATCTTCGCGGTGCTCGCCCTCACCGGCATGACCGGCGCCGTCATCGAATGGCGTCCGCTGGGCGCGTCGCACCCCGTGGTGGCCGGTGGGTTGCTCCTCGCGATCGCCGCCGGCGCGGCCTTCGTGTGGACCGAGTCCCGGGCGCGCGCGCCCATGCTGCCGCTGCGCTTCTTTCGCAAGCCCAACTTTTCGCCCGCCGTCGCCTTCGGCGTGCTGGTGAACTTCACGTACTACGGCATGATCTTCGTGCTGAGCCTCTATTTGCAGCAGGCCCTCGGCTACAGCGCCTTTCGCGCGGGCCTCGCGTACCTGCCGCTCACGGGCAGCTTCTTCGTCTCGAACCTGCTCAGCGGGCGTGTGGCCGCCCGCGTGGGCTCGCGCTTGCCCATGACCATCGGCGCCTTCGTGGCCGCGTTGGGGTACGCGCTGCTGGTTCGCCTCGACGCTGCGAGCAGCTACGGGGCCATGCTCCCGGCGTTTCTCCTCATCCCCGCCGGCATGGGCTTCGCGGTTCCCGCGATGACCACCGCCACCCTGGCCAGCGTCGACCGCGAATGGTCCGGCACCGCGTCCGCCGTGTTGAACGCCGCGCGCCAAGCCGGCGCCGCCATCGGCGTGGCCCTCTTCGGCGCCCTGGCCACGGGTGGCCCCGAGCACATCGTCTCCGGCGTCGGACGCGCCGCACTCATCTCGACGGCGATGCTCCTGCTCGGAAGCGCACTCGCGTGGACCTCGATCCGCACTGCGCGGTGA
- a CDS encoding metal-dependent hydrolase: MRTNLWVAVLAITIVVMLCPFRSAEAATTRIKSHGRFAFEVTTPTGKVLFLDPWLNNPANPRGNGTDPVAAVKRADYILVTHGHLDHIGDAVAIAKNTGAKLVANADLARNMINLMGFPAAQATDETVGDVGGERVLANGEVIVNFMPALHSHIFQQADPSKPNAYGGSPLTFIVRIKNGPTIYHTGDTAFYRDMDIIGEEFPPDIALVNIAGHYGMEPNMAARAAMVTKSRLVVPMHYENAKPFFALLDRHAIPHRELLAGTEMLFDGKNPRF, from the coding sequence ATGCGAACGAACCTATGGGTGGCGGTCCTCGCCATCACGATTGTGGTCATGTTGTGCCCTTTTCGGTCGGCGGAGGCGGCAACCACGCGGATAAAGTCGCACGGTCGCTTCGCGTTCGAGGTCACGACGCCAACGGGGAAGGTATTGTTCCTCGATCCGTGGCTGAACAACCCGGCAAACCCGCGGGGAAATGGCACCGATCCCGTGGCGGCGGTCAAGCGCGCCGACTACATCTTGGTCACGCACGGTCACCTCGATCACATCGGGGACGCCGTGGCCATCGCCAAGAACACCGGCGCGAAACTCGTGGCCAACGCCGACTTGGCGAGGAACATGATCAACCTCATGGGATTTCCCGCTGCCCAGGCTACGGACGAAACCGTGGGGGACGTCGGCGGTGAACGGGTCCTCGCGAACGGTGAGGTCATCGTCAACTTCATGCCAGCCCTTCACTCGCACATTTTCCAACAGGCAGATCCGAGCAAGCCAAACGCGTACGGCGGCTCGCCGCTCACGTTCATCGTTCGCATCAAAAATGGGCCGACCATTTATCACACGGGCGACACGGCCTTTTATCGCGATATGGACATCATCGGCGAAGAGTTCCCGCCCGACATTGCCTTGGTCAACATTGCCGGACACTACGGCATGGAGCCCAACATGGCGGCACGCGCGGCCATGGTGACGAAGTCCCGACTCGTCGTCCCCATGCACTACGAGAATGCCAAACCGTTCTTCGCCTTGCTCGATCGCCATGCCATTCCACACCGCGAGCTCTTGGCGGGCACGGAAATGCTCTTCGACGGAAAGAACCCGCGTTTCTAA
- a CDS encoding LysR family transcriptional regulator translates to MDPTRLRYFQAIARHGNLTAAARELRVSQPTLTVAVRSLEEHLKTTLLFRDRDGVRLTTTGKELLDYAGEILALIEQAEHRIGHAETEERGHYVIGASTLGTYFLPRFMRGFLRKAPGIELTLWYGSPEEIARAVVDRTVHFGLLALPLKHPELVLVELFADSTELFVAPRKGAKPVTAAAAHERVKQGPLMYLAALPTSTVLLAQLHERNLTPARRLPCGTLHLVKSLAQEDVGVAILPRRVATKVGEDPLVALHESLPFTRDRIHLAYRSDLHRTRAALLIKDELIAYGKRLKPLPRD, encoded by the coding sequence GTGGATCCGACGCGTTTACGCTATTTCCAAGCCATTGCACGGCACGGCAACCTGACCGCCGCGGCGCGGGAACTTCGCGTGAGCCAACCAACCTTGACCGTGGCCGTGCGCAGCTTGGAGGAGCACCTCAAGACGACATTGCTCTTTCGCGATCGCGATGGCGTTCGGCTGACCACCACCGGCAAGGAGCTGCTCGATTACGCCGGAGAGATCCTCGCGCTCATCGAGCAGGCCGAACACCGAATTGGCCATGCCGAAACCGAGGAACGCGGGCACTACGTGATTGGCGCTTCCACCCTGGGGACGTATTTCCTGCCTCGATTCATGCGCGGATTCCTTCGGAAGGCGCCCGGCATCGAGCTGACCTTGTGGTACGGATCACCCGAGGAGATCGCACGCGCCGTGGTGGATCGTACGGTTCATTTCGGCCTCCTCGCGTTGCCGTTGAAGCATCCCGAGCTCGTGCTGGTCGAGCTCTTCGCCGACTCGACGGAGCTGTTCGTGGCGCCCAGGAAAGGCGCCAAACCGGTGACCGCGGCGGCGGCGCACGAACGGGTGAAACAGGGGCCGCTGATGTACCTCGCAGCGCTGCCCACGAGCACGGTGCTTCTTGCGCAGTTGCACGAGCGCAACCTCACGCCGGCGCGCCGTCTTCCGTGCGGGACGCTCCATCTGGTCAAGAGCCTGGCCCAGGAGGACGTGGGCGTCGCCATTCTCCCGCGACGCGTCGCCACGAAGGTCGGTGAGGATCCGTTGGTCGCGCTGCACGAGAGTTTGCCCTTCACACGCGATCGCATCCACCTGGCCTATCGCTCCGACCTGCACCGCACACGCGCCGCCCTTCTCATCAAGGACGAACTCATCGCGTACGGCAAACGACTGAAACCGCTCCCTCGCGATTAG